A single region of the Neomonachus schauinslandi chromosome 3, ASM220157v2, whole genome shotgun sequence genome encodes:
- the ITM2C gene encoding integral membrane protein 2C isoform X4 — protein MGMVVLLMGLVFASVYIYRYFFLAQLARDNFFHCGVLYEDSLSSQVRTRMELEEDVKIYLEENYERINVPVPQFGGGDPADIIHDFQRGLTAYHDISLDKCYVIELNTTIVLPPRNFWELLMNVKRGTYLPQTYIIQEEMVVTEHVSDKEALGSFIYHLCSGKDTYRLRRRATRRRINKRGAKNCNAIRHFENTFVVETLICGVV, from the exons ATGGGCATGGTCGTGTTGCTCATGGGCCTCGTGTTCGCCTCCGTCTACATCTACAGATACTTCTTCCTCGCACAG CTGGCCCGAGACAACTTCTTCCACTGTGGGGTTCTCTACGAGGACTCCCTGTCCTCCCAGGTCCGCACGCggatggagctggaggaggaCGTGAAGATCTACCTCGAAGAGAACTATGAGCGCATCAACGTGCCAGTGCCCCAGTTCGGCGGCGGTGACCCCGCAGACATCATTCATGACTTCCAGCGG gGGCTCACCGCCTACCATGACATCTCCCTGGACAAGTGCTATGTTATCGAGCTCAACACCACCATTGTGCTGCCCCCCCGAAACTTCTGGGAGCTCCTCATGAACGTGAAG AGAGGGACCTACCTCCCACAGACGTACATTATCCAGGAGGAGATGGTGGTGACGGAGCACGTCAGCGACAAGGAGGCCCTGGGCTCCTTCATCTACCACCTGTGCAGCGGGAAGGACACCTACCGGCTGCGGCGCAGGGCCACCCGGAGGC ggATCAACAAGCGAGGGGCCAAGAACTGCAACGCCATCCGCCACTTCGAGAACACCTTCGTGGTGGAGACCCTCATCTGCGGGGTGGTGTGA